The sequence below is a genomic window from Streptococcus oralis.
TCCTCCCAAAATAATTGATCTAAAGTTTTGCCTAAGCATCTGCAAATGGACTGACAGAGCGAAAGACTGGGATTGTATTTCCCAGCTTCAATCAGGCCAATAGTCTGTCGCGTAACCCCGACAGCCTCTGCCAAATCGCCTTGTGTTAAATCAAGCTCCACCCGAGCTAATTTTAATTTTAAATTTTTAGCCACTAGCGTCCTCCTTCAAATTTTTAAAAAGTTACACTTCTTTTTAAAAACATTATACCATATATCTAACTTAATGCAATATATAAATGTCATTTTGTAATGTTTTATTAACAAAAAACTCTCTATCGTAAAAAATAGAGAGTTTTGTCTTTAAATATAGGATTTCAAAATATCAACGACATCGCTTCTTTTCTTAACCTGATAGGCCTTGATGCCCAATTTTTCAGCTGCGCTTGTATTGTCCTCAATATCGTCTAGAAAGACACAGTGTGTAGGATCTAACTGATATTTATCGAGAATCTCCTTAAACATTGCCAAATCAGGCTTTATAGCTTTTATATCACAGGATAGGACAAAACCATCCAAAACCTCCTTTAAGGGAGATAATTGCTCATCCAGCAAGTCATAAAATACCTTTGAGGTATTGGACAAGACAAAGATCCGATGACCCTTTTTCTTTAGTTCTGACAAGACAGGAAAGACTTCCGTATAGATATCAATGTAGCTAGGCCAATTCCAGATAACCTCTTCAACCTTCTTTTGATAGGTATTTCCAATCATCGACACAACTTCTAGCACTAATTCTTCTCTCGTCATAGTACCAAAGTCTAATTTTTCCCAAAGTCCCGACTGAAATATAGTCTTATCTAAAATCAGATAATCCTTCTTCGTATCCGAAACGCCTTGCAAAATCTTATCCTTGTTCCATTCTAACAAGACGTTGCCCATATCTAGTATTATGTCCATTAGCCCACCTCCATAGTGATGTGAAAAATCCTCTTTGCTTTATACCTTCATATTTATCTTACAAATCCTTTTGGTAATAGTATCTTTGCCCTGTGTAGGGATAGTCTTGCAAGGTAAAGACTTCCTTGTAGCCATGCCTTTTATAAAAATCTGGCGCTTGAAACTGGTAAGTATTCACGAAAGCAAAACGACAGTTTCGATGCTTAGCTTCATTTTCAGCTTGCTGCAATAGTTTCGAACCGATTCCTTGTCCACGCAATTCCTCTTTCACAAACAAATATTCGATTTCCAGCCAATTTCCGAAAGTCTCTGCTACTAAACCTGCCATAAGATTGCCCTTTTCGTCTTCGACATAAAGATTCAGTGGCTCGCTTTCAGCCTCTTCTCTTTTGGAACGGTTATAAGCACGAATCAAATCCCCTATTTCTTGCGCTTTATGAGATTCCTTATTTTCCAATCTAACGTACATCCAAACCTCCTTAGAACTGCTACAGCTTGATTATAATCCTATCTCAATAGACTGTCAAACTAAAAAGAACTCACCAAGCAGAGTTGATGAGTTCATGATTTATTTTCTAAATTTCCACTGGCTATAAATTCCGAAACCGATAATCCAGATAGCAGAACCAACTGCTCCCATAAAGGTAGATTCTTGTAAAAAGAGGGTTACAAAGACAAAGATAAAGAAGAGCATGGTTAAAGGATTTAGAAAACGGTAATGTGGCATGAGGTAGCCATCCGCCATGAAGTCTTGTGACTTGCGGTATTTAAGATGAGCCACCATGATCAAGATATAAATCGCGATGTAAACACCTGATGAGGACGCCGTAATCAAAGCAAAAGCATCTGAAACGCCTGGCAAAACGTTGATAAAGGCAGCCAGAGCAATCAAGATTGCTGAGGCAATAATGGCATTTTGCGGAACATTGTGACGAGAAAGAGTATCTGCCTTGATTGCTTTTAAGAAGCGATTGGGTGAATCATGGGCAATCTGGTAGAGGTGTCGCCCTGTTGAATAGAGGGTTGAATTAAGAGCAGATGCTGCCGACGTCAAAACAACGAAGTTAATCAGAGCTGCCGCCCACTTGATACCTGCTAGCTCAAAGACCGTTACAAATGGTGAATCTGAAGAAGCAAGTTCTCTCCAGGGAATGATAGACATAATGGCTAATAGGGCTCCACCATAGAAGAATACAATTCGGAGGGGAATCTCTTTAACTGCTTTTGGCAAAACCTGACGAGGATTCTTGGTTTCAGAGGTTGTCACTCCGATAAACTCAATCATCAGATAGGCAAAAAATACCATTTGAAAGGCCATGACAAAGTTCATAACACCGTTTGGGAAAAGAGAGAACTGATTGCTGATATTTGCCAAACTTGCAGCACCATGCGGTGTCTCAAATCCAGTTAAGACCATAAAGACCCCTGTTGCAATCATAGCTAAAATAGCCACAATTTTAACCATAGCAAACCAAAACTCGACTTCTCCAAAGAGCTTAACCGCAATCAGATTGACCAAGGCCAAAATCGTTAAAAAGACAATCTGAATCAGCCAACTAGGCCAGCTAGGAAACCAAAACTGAACGTAATGCGAGATCGCAGTGATTTCTGCCATACCGATAAAGACGACAGACAACCAATAAGACCAGACCGAGAAATATCCCCAACCTTTACCCAAATGACGAGTGATAAAATTGATAAAGGTATGTTGTTCTGGATCCTGGTAGAGCATCTCTCCAACAGCCCTCATCATCAAAAACATAAAGGCTCCTGTAATCATATAAATCAGGATGATAGAAGGGCCTGTCAGGCTGATGGAGCGACCGGCACCTAGGAAAAGACCTGTTCCGATTGTTCCCGCAATAGCCATCACCTGAACATGACGATTGGTTAGACCACGTTCCATCTTATTTTTTTTCTTATTTTCACTCATATAGTCTCCTATTTTATTCAAAAAACCAAAAAGGAGTTGAGCAAGTCAAAGCCTCTACTACTCCTTTTTCATTCTATTCAGGCTGTTTTTTCAACCTTTAAGATTTTTACATCATAGCTACCAACTGGTGTTTCGATGGTCGCTGTATCACCAGTCTTTTTACCGATCAAGGCTTGTCCAATCGGGCTCTCATTTGAAACCTTACCAGCAAAAGCATCTGCACCTGCAGAACCGACGATGATATAGACTTCTTCGTCATCTTCACCGACTTCTTGGATTGTTACAGTCTTACCGATAGCTACCTCATCTTGGGCAACTGCATCGCTATTAACGATTTCAGCATAGCGAATTTTAGTTTCTAGACTTGAAATTTGTCCTTCAACAAAAGCTTGCTCATCCTTGGCTGCTTCGTACTCGCTGTTCTCTGAAAGGTCTCCATATGAACGAGCAATTTTGATACGTTCTACCACTTCAGGACGACGAACGAGTTTCAACTCCTCTAATTCTTTTTCTAGTTTTTCCTTTTCTTCAAGGGTCATTGGGTAAGTTTTTTCTGCCATTTTTCTCAACTTTCTTTTCTTAATTTGTTTTTAAAACAAAATTATGTGGAAAACCACATAATTTTAGTTTGAACTACTTGATTGGGTTAGTTTGCTATTGATATGTTCTGCAACGTTTTGATCATGTTCTTCTTTGGTCGTTGCAAAGTATACTTTACCATCTTCGACATTGGCTACAAAGTACAAGTACTCACTCTTTGTTTGATTTACACTTGCTTCAATCGCATCCAAACTTGGACTATCAACCGGTCCAGGCATGAGGCCAAGGTGTGTGTAAACATTGTATGGTGAATCAATCGTTGTATCAATTCCAGCATCATCCGCTAGACTAATCTTTTGACCAAGCTTGCCTTGGGCATACAGGATAGCGATATTACTTTGAAGTGGCATACCGAGATTTAGGCGGTTGTAGAAGACACCAGCAATCTTCTTGCGGTCTTCAGTTTTAGCCCCTTCTTTTTCGACAAGAGAAGCGATACTGAGCAATTCATTGACAGTCAGATTCTTTTCTTTGATCGTAGCGTAATATGGTGACAAGGCTTTATCCATAGCAGCTAACATCTCATCAATCAAACTTTCAACTGTAGTGCTTTCTTTGATGGTATAAGTTGCTGGGAAAAGGTAACCTTCTAGGCGATAACGAACGCCACTGTCTTTTGTTGGGAGACTTCCAAGAAGGTTTGGATACTTGGCTACTAATTGTGAGATAAAGGTCTCATCTTGAGCTTTTGCCAAGAAAGCATCCGCAGTAAGCGGCTCTTTAAATTCACCTTGAAGTTGCCCTACTGTTTGAGCGATTTGCTCTAATGTATATCCTTCTGGAATTGTCAGGCTTGCAAGAGCTGGTTCTTGAGGTTCAGGAGTTCCACCCTTTTGCAATTCTTGGATCAATTCATCTGTACTCATGCTCTTCTTCAAGTTGTAATAACCTGATTTTAAGTCTGCACTCTTATATTTAGCATACAAACTAAAGATGAGTCCATGTTTTACCAAACCAGATTTTTCCAAAGTGCTCCCAATTTCTTGAATATTTGAACCTTCTGGGATTTGAACCTTTACATAATCCTTAGAGCTCGCATCAA
It includes:
- the greA gene encoding transcription elongation factor GreA; amino-acid sequence: MAEKTYPMTLEEKEKLEKELEELKLVRRPEVVERIKIARSYGDLSENSEYEAAKDEQAFVEGQISSLETKIRYAEIVNSDAVAQDEVAIGKTVTIQEVGEDDEEVYIIVGSAGADAFAGKVSNESPIGQALIGKKTGDTATIETPVGSYDVKILKVEKTA
- a CDS encoding HAD family hydrolase, whose translation is MDIILDMGNVLLEWNKDKILQGVSDTKKDYLILDKTIFQSGLWEKLDFGTMTREELVLEVVSMIGNTYQKKVEEVIWNWPSYIDIYTEVFPVLSELKKKGHRIFVLSNTSKVFYDLLDEQLSPLKEVLDGFVLSCDIKAIKPDLAMFKEILDKYQLDPTHCVFLDDIEDNTSAAEKLGIKAYQVKKRSDVVDILKSYI
- the mltG gene encoding endolytic transglycosylase MltG, whose amino-acid sequence is MLWIANKEVKLLSEKSREEETLSFKEQILRDLERVRERERRGKEDESPTTPTPSSQVTPPAPSEQESNLATEDLMADSLSTVDEILKNAPSVPPRPSFESSEVTAPAPEPEESKLEEPAPAKIDAVEPKKEEKEFNTTPTKVAVSYKTDDNKEESVPPVVENVVPAPVEQVDDLANAPLRSRREGTKPAKKKKKSKAKGCLLTFLVFLVLVGIGGFFGYGYVQDSLKPVDASSKDYVKVQIPEGSNIQEIGSTLEKSGLVKHGLIFSLYAKYKSADLKSGYYNLKKSMSTDELIQELQKGGTPEPQEPALASLTIPEGYTLEQIAQTVGQLQGEFKEPLTADAFLAKAQDETFISQLVAKYPNLLGSLPTKDSGVRYRLEGYLFPATYTIKESTTVESLIDEMLAAMDKALSPYYATIKEKNLTVNELLSIASLVEKEGAKTEDRKKIAGVFYNRLNLGMPLQSNIAILYAQGKLGQKISLADDAGIDTTIDSPYNVYTHLGLMPGPVDSPSLDAIEASVNQTKSEYLYFVANVEDGKVYFATTKEEHDQNVAEHINSKLTQSSSSN
- a CDS encoding amino acid permease; the encoded protein is MSENKKKNKMERGLTNRHVQVMAIAGTIGTGLFLGAGRSISLTGPSIILIYMITGAFMFLMMRAVGEMLYQDPEQHTFINFITRHLGKGWGYFSVWSYWLSVVFIGMAEITAISHYVQFWFPSWPSWLIQIVFLTILALVNLIAVKLFGEVEFWFAMVKIVAILAMIATGVFMVLTGFETPHGAASLANISNQFSLFPNGVMNFVMAFQMVFFAYLMIEFIGVTTSETKNPRQVLPKAVKEIPLRIVFFYGGALLAIMSIIPWRELASSDSPFVTVFELAGIKWAAALINFVVLTSAASALNSTLYSTGRHLYQIAHDSPNRFLKAIKADTLSRHNVPQNAIIASAILIALAAFINVLPGVSDAFALITASSSGVYIAIYILIMVAHLKYRKSQDFMADGYLMPHYRFLNPLTMLFFIFVFVTLFLQESTFMGAVGSAIWIIGFGIYSQWKFRK
- a CDS encoding helix-turn-helix transcriptional regulator gives rise to the protein MAKNLKLKLARVELDLTQGDLAEAVGVTRQTIGLIEAGKYNPSLSLCQSICRCLGKTLDQLFWEEEDEK
- a CDS encoding GNAT family N-acetyltransferase — its product is MYVRLENKESHKAQEIGDLIRAYNRSKREEAESEPLNLYVEDEKGNLMAGLVAETFGNWLEIEYLFVKEELRGQGIGSKLLQQAENEAKHRNCRFAFVNTYQFQAPDFYKRHGYKEVFTLQDYPYTGQRYYYQKDL